In Eucalyptus grandis isolate ANBG69807.140 chromosome 4, ASM1654582v1, whole genome shotgun sequence, the following proteins share a genomic window:
- the LOC104442787 gene encoding oligopeptide transporter 1, whose translation MLHNPSFIGTFINCCQVALNNHSPVDDELSADEINDSPIEEVRLTVSIKDDPTLPCLTFRTWFLGITTCAILAFLNQFFGFRQNSLSTSVSAQIVVLPLGKFMAAVLPQEVIRVPGTKWSSSLNPGPFNLKEHVLITIFANAGSRGVYAINIITIVIAFYHRHIHPLAAMLLALSTQMLRYGWAGIFRKFLVDSPYMWWPANLVQVSLFRALHEEEVRPKRGLTRLQFFLVVLISSFAYYVVPNYLFPSITALSFVCWIWKHSVTAQQIGSGRRGLGIGSFALDWATVAAWNGSPLAYPGFAIINISIGFFLTLYVLIPIAYQTNAFEAKRFPLISSPVFDANGNKYNVGLVLNETNFQFNQHGYDDYSKVRLSIFFAFVYGLSFATLAATISHVALFHGRTIWQQTRTTFQDKFDDVHTRLMKKNYDAVPQWWFYSLMLIMTVLAMVACEGFGRQLQLPYWGVLLALGLAVFFLLPIGVITATTNQQPRLNVITELIIGFMYPGRPLANVAFKTYGYISMVQAITFLSDFKLGHYMKIPPKSMFIVQLVGTVVASSVYFGTAWWLLASVDNICDPSKLPEGSPWTCPGYDVFYYASIIWGVVGPLRMFGRLGVYARMNYFFLFGILAPVPVWILSRMFPEKKWIRLINMPIIISGAGNMLPATSVNYICWITVGVLFNIYVFRRYKSWWARHNYILSAGLDAGVAFMAILCYFTLQIKDINGMSWWGLELDDHCPLARCPTAPGIEVKDCPVFR comes from the exons ATGTTACATAACCCATCTTTCATTGGAACTTTTATTAATTGTTGCCAAGTTGCTCTCAACAATCATTCACCAGTGGATGATGAATTGTCTGCAGATGAAATAAATGATTCTCCAATTGAGGAAGTGAGATTGACCGTTTCAATTAAGGATGATCCGACCTTACCCTGCTTGACATTTCGAACATGGTTTCTGGGAATCACCACGTGCGCAATTCTGGCCTTTTTGAATCAGTTCTTTGGCTTCCGCCAAAACTCACTCTCGACATCAGTTTCTGCTCAGATTGTGGTACTTCCTCTAGGAAAATTTATGGCAGCAGTTCTACCGCAGGAAGTGATTCGTGTCCCAGGAACAAAATGGTCATCCTCATTGAATCCAGGACCCTTCAACTTGAAGGAACATGTCCTGATAACCATATTCGCCAACGCAG GCTCAAGGGGCGTGTATGCTATCAACATCATCACCATTGTCATCGCCTTTTATCACCGTCATATTCATCCTCTAGCAGCTATGTTGCTGGCACTGAGTACGCAG ATGCTCCGATATGGATGGGCGGGGATTTTCCGGAAGTTCCTTGTTGATTCGCCATACATGTGGTGGCCAGCGAACCTGGTTCAGGTCTCCCTCTTCAG GGCACTGCACGAGGAAGAAGTCAGGCCCAAAAGAGGATTGACGAGACTGCAGTTCTTCCTCGTAGTCCTAATATCGAGTTTCGCGTACTATGTTGTTCCAAACTATCTGTTTCCATCCATAACTGCCCTATCATTCGTATGTTGGATATGGAAGCACTCAGTCACGGCACAACAAATCGGTTCTGGACGTCGTGGTCTTGGTATTGGCTCTTTTGCCCTGGATTGGGCTACCGTTGCTGCCTGGAATGGATCTCCATTAGCCTACCCGGGCTTTGCAATTATAAACATAAGCATTGGTTTCTTCCTCACGCTGTACGTGTTAATCCCGATTGCTTACCAGACCAACGCATTCGAAGCCAAGCGGTTCCCCCTTATCTCGTCACCCGTGTTTGATGCTAACGGAAACAAATACAATGTCGGATTAGTCCTGAACGAGACAAACTTCCAATTCAATCAGCATGGATATGATGATTACAGTAAAGTTCGCCTGAGTatcttctttgcttttgtttatgGATTGAGCTTTGCGACCTTGGCAGCTACAATATCTCATGTCGCTCTCTTCCATGGCAG GACTATTTGGCAACAAACAAGGACAACTTTTCAGGACAAGTTTGATGACGTGCATACTAGACTGATGAAGAAGAACTATGATGCTGTCCCACAATGGTGGTTCTATTCGCTGATGCTGATAATGACCGTACTCGCCATGGTTGCTTGTGAAGGATTTGGCAGACAGCTTCAACTTCCGTACTGGGGAGTCCTCCTAGCACTCGGATTAGCTGTATTCTTCCTGTTGCCAATTGGAGTAATCACGGCCACCACAAACCAG CAACCCAGATTGAATGTCATCACCGAGCTGATAATCGGTTTCATGTATCCTGGGAGGCCTCTGGCAAATGTGGCATTCAAGACATATGGTTACATAAGCATGGTGCAGGCGATAACTTTTCTCTCAGACTTTAAGTTGGGCCATTACATGAAAATCCCACCAAAGTCCATGTTCATTGTTCAG CTGGTGGGAACGGTAGTCGCATCTTCAGTCTACTTTGGCACGGCCTGGTGGCTCCTCGCATCTGTGGATAACATCTGCGACCCTTCCAAATTGCCCGAGGGAAGCCCGTGGACATGCCCTGGGTATGATGTATTTTACTATGCCTCCATCATTTGGGGCGTGGTCGGACCACTCAGAATGTTCGGCCGCCTTGGGGTATATGCCAGGATGaactatttctttctctttggaaTTCTCGCTCCAGTCCCAGTCTGGATCCTCTCTCGGATGTTTCCCGAGAAGAAATGGATAAGGCTCATCAACATGCCTATCATCATAAGTGGCGCGGGGAATATGCTGCCAGCAACGTCCGTGAATTACATTTGCTGGATCACCGTCGGAGTTCTCTTTAACATATACGTGTTCAGGAGGTACAAAAGTTGGTGGGCAAGGCACAACTATATTTTGTCAGCTGGGCTCGATGCCGGCGTCGCCTTCATGGCCATACTTTGCTATTTCACATTGCAGATTAAGGACATCAACGGGATGAGTTGGTGGGGCCTGGAATTGGACGATCACTGCCCTCTCGCTAGGTGTCCTACGGCTCCGGGCATTGAGGTTAAAGATTGCCCCGTTTTTCGTTGA
- the LOC104441175 gene encoding BTB/POZ domain-containing protein At5g47800 — MKFMKLGTRPDTFYTEEATRTVTSDTPPDLILRINNVNYLLHKFSLLPKCGLLQQLCPVDDGEITIDLHDIPGGEEAFEMCAKYCYGITINFSAYNFLPAFCAAKFLRMTEVVEKGNFVMKLEAFFQSCILEGWKDSIITLKTTSKLPDWSESLGIARKCIDSIVQKILTPSPKVTWSYTYTRPGYDRKHRQSVPRDWWTEDISDLDIDQFRFIIIALRNMLPSQLIGEALHVYASRWLPDMSRTSTIGSTTSQPEEITMKNRRILEAIVSMIPAEQGSLSINFLLRLLSLGNYLGSSPLTKTELVRRSSQQLDEATVSDLLFPSYSASDKHFYDVELVRSVLESFWVLWRRQPPGSSEKGESMRSVRKVGKLIDSYLQVISKDVNMPASTVVSLAECLPDIARPLHDELYKAINIYLKEHPDLSKADKKFLCRILDCQKLSPEVRAHAVKNERLPLRTVVQVLYFDQEKSARGATTPHSLASHDTRTRGKETLAAREDQGKQKLSPEVGFPRPDDTTISVAETSTTDHPRIMQPEMKLPRELERKLVMREMEEGVESSDKAKDVAADERSQRSTLDPHKIGKKTGKTDRGHNKGRER; from the exons ATGAAGTTTATGAAACTTGGGACAAGGCCAGACACATTTTACACAGAAGAAGCGACAAG AACGGTGACTTCAGATACACCGCCAGACCTAATTTTACGAATCAACAACGTCAATTATCTTCTCCATAAG TTCTCTCTGCTACCGAAATGCGGTCTCTTACAACAGCTTTGCCCAGTGGATGATGGTGAAATTACCATAGATCTCCATGACATTCCCGGAGGTGAAGAGGCTTTCGAGATGTGTGCTAAATATTGCTATGGAATTACCATCAACTTCAGCGCTTATAACTTTCTACCGGCATTTTGCGCTGCCAAGTTCCTCCGAATGACCGAAGTGGTGGAAAAGGGAAATTTCGTGATGAAGCTTGAGGCTTTTTTCCAGTCGTGCATTCTCGAGGGCTGGAAGGACTCCATCATCACGCTTAAGACTACATCAAAATTACCTGATTGGTCTGAATCTCTCGGAATTGCTAGGAAGTGCATCGACTCAATTGTGCAGAAAATTCTCACCCCTTCACCAAAG GTCACATGGTCTTATACTTATACAAGACCAGGATATGACAGAAAACATCGACAATCAGTACCTCGTGATTGGTGGACAGAAGATATTTCTGATCTAGACATAGACCAGTTCCGATTTATTATCATTGCATTACGAAATATGCTCCCTTCACAGCTTATTGGTGAAGCTTTGCATGTCTATGCCTCTCGCTGGCTACCAGACATGAGTAGGACTAGCACTATCGGAAGTACCACATCACAACCAGAAGAAATCACGATGAAGAACCGGCGAATCCTAGAGGCTATTGTAAGCATGATCCCAGCGGAACAGGGTTCTCTTTCAATTAATTTCCTGCTAAGGCTACTGAGTCTTGGAAACTATCTAGGGTCATCTCCATTAACCAAAACTGAACTTGTCCGGAGGTCCAGTCAACAGTTGGACGAGGCGACAGTGAGTGATTTGCTGTTTCCTTCTTATTCCGCATCAGACAAACACTTTTACGATGTGGAATTGGTACGGTCCGTGTTGGAAAGTTTTTGGGTGCTGTGGAGAAGGCAGCCTCCTGGATCTTCAGAGAAGGGAGAGTCTATGAGGTCAGTTAGGAAGGTTGGGAAGCTCATTGATTCTTATCTTCAAGTGATATCCAAGGACGTCAACATGCCTGCGTCGACAGTAGTATCTCTTGCCGAATGCTTGCCTGATATTGCCAGGCCACTGCATGATGAACTCTACAAAGCTATTAACATCTACCTAAAG GAGCATCCTGATTTGTCCAAAGCCGACAAAAAGTTCCTCTGTCGGATTTTAGATTGCCAGAAGCTGTCTCCTGAGGTACGAGCGCATGCCGTGAAGAACGAGCGCCTGCCCTTACGCACGGTGGTTCAAGTCCTCTACTTTGACCAAGAGAAATCTGCCAGGGGAGCAACAACACCTCACAGCTTGGCTTCACATGACACCAGAACTAGGGGCAAGGAGACTCTCGCTGCAAGAGAAGATCAAGGCAAGCAAAAGCTAAGCCCGGAAGTTGGATTTCCCAGACCAGATGACACGACGATATCAGTAGCCGAAACCAGCACTACAGATCATCCTAGGATAATGCAACCGGAAATGAAGCTACCACGAGAATTGGAGAGGAAGTTGGTGATGAGGGAGATGGAGGAGGGAGTAGAGTCATCAGATAAGGCAAAGGATGTCGCCGCAGACGAGAGATCGCAAAGAAGCACACTGGACCCCCATAAGATCGGGAAAAAGACTGGTAAAACAGACCGTGGCCATAATAAAGGGCGAGAGAGATAG
- the LOC104441174 gene encoding oligopeptide transporter 1 — protein MEQPDDDHGVSPSYQPKKLQPDDHSFDSSDEVNDCPIEQVRLTVSIKDDPTLPCLTIRTWILGITACTTLAFLNQFFGYRQNALSLTSVSAQIVVLPLGKFMAAVLPKKVVHVPGTKWSFSLNPGPFNLKEHVLITIFANTGSTNVYAMNIITIVMAFYHRHIHFLAAMLLTLTTQMLGYGWAGIFRKFLVDSPYMWWPANLVQVSLFRALHEEEVRPKGGLMRLQFFLIVLISSFAYYVVPNYLFPSITALSFVCWIWKDSVTAQQIGSGRRGLGIGSFALDWATVAAFIGSPLATPGFALINISIGFFLMLYVLIPIAYWTNAFEAKRFPIISSHVFDANGGKYNVGLVLNETTFQFNQQGYDDYSKVHLSIFFAFAYGLSFATLAATISHVALFHGRTIWQQTQAAFRDKFDDVHTRLMKKNYDAVPQWWFYSLWLIMIGLAMVTCEGFGGQLQLPYWGVILAIGVVLFFMLPIGVITATTNQQFGLNVISELIVGYMYPGRPLANVVFKTYSYVSMVQAITFLSDFKLGHYMKIPPKSMFIVQLVGTVVASSVYFSTAWWLLTSVDNICDPSKLPMGSPWTCPGDDVFYNASIIWGVVGPLRMFGRLGVYAKMNYFFLFGILAPVPVWILSRMFPEKKWIRLINMPIIISGSPSMPPGTAVNNICWLTVGIFFNVYVYRRYKSWWARHNYILSAGLDAGVAFMAILCYYTLQIRDINGMRWWGLDLDDHCPLAGCPTAAGIKVGDCPIFH, from the exons ATGGAGCAACCAGATGACGACCATGGAGTATCACCCTCTTATCAGCCCAAGAAGCTTCAACCCGATGATCACAGTTTCGACAGTTCTG ATGAAGTGAATGATTGTCCAATCGAGCAAGTGAGATTGACTGTTTCAATTAAGGATGATCCAACCTTGCCCTGCTTGACAATTCGAACATGGATTCTTGGGATCACCGCATGCACAACTCTGGCTTTTCTAAATCAGTTCTTCGGCTACCGCCAAAACGCACTCTCTTTGACATCAGTTTCTGCTCAGATTGTGGTACTTCCTCTGGGAAAATTTATGGCAGCAGTTCTGCCGAAGAAAGTTGTTCACGTCCCAGGAACAAAATGGTCATTCTCATTGAATCCAGGACCCTTCAACTTGAAGGAACATGTCCTCATAACCATATTCGCCAACACAGGCTCAACCAACGTGTATGCCATGAACATTATCACCATAGTCATGGCGTTTTATCACCGTCATATTCATTTTTTAGCAGCTATGTTGCTGACACTAACTACACAG ATGCTTGGATATGGATGGGCGGGTATTTTTCGGAAGTTCCTTGTTGATTCGCCATACATGTGGTGGCCAGCGAACCTGGTTCAGGTCTCTCTCTTCAG GGCACTGCATGAGGAGGAGGTCAGGCCCAAAGGAGGATTGATGAGGCTGCAGTTCTTCCTCATAGTCCTCATATCAAGTTTCGCCTACTATGTTGTTCCAAACTATCTGTTTCCATCCATAACTGCCCTATCCTTTGTATGTTGGATATGGAAGGACTCAGTCACAGCCCAACAAATCGGTTCTGGACGTCGTGGTCTCGGTATTGGCTCCTTTGCCCTGGATTGGGCTACCGTTGCTGCCTTCATTGGATCTCCTTTAGCTACCCCGGGATTTGCACTTATAAACATAAGCATTGGTTTCTTCCTCATGCTCTACGTGTTAATCCCAATTGCCTACTGGACCAATGCATTCGAAGCCAAGCGGTTCCCCATCATCTCATCGCATGTGTTTGATGCTAATGGAGGCAAATACAATGTCGGATTAGTCCTGAACGAGACAACCTTCCAATTCAATCAGCAAGGATATGATGATTACAGTAAAGTTCACCTGAGTATCTTCTTCGCTTTTGCTTATGGATTGAGCTTTGCGACCTTGGCAGCTACAATATCTCATGTCGCTCTCTTCCATGGCAG GACTATTTGGCAACAAACACAGGCGGCTTTTCGAGATAAGTTCGATGACGTACACACTAGACTGATGAAGAAGAATTACGATGCTGTGCCACAGTGGTGGTTTTATTCACTGTGGCTGATAATGATTGGACTCGCCATGGTTACTTGTGAAGGATTTGGTGGACAGCTTCAACTTCCATACTGGGGAGTCATCCTAGCAATTGGTGTTGTACTATTCTTCATGTTGCCAATTGGAGTAATCACAGCCACCACAAACCAG CAATTCGGATTGAATGTCATCTCGGAGCTGATAGTTGGTTATATGTATCCTGGAAGGCCTCTGGCGAATGTGGTATTCAAGACATATAGTTATGTAAGCATGGTGCAGGCAATAACTTTTCTCTCTGACTTTAAATTAGGCCATTACATGAAAATTCCACCAAAGTCTATGTTCATTGTTCAG CTCGTGGGAACGGTAGTTGCATCTTCAGTCTACTTCAGCACGGCCTGGTGGCTCCTCACATCTGTGGATAACATCTGTGATCCATCCAAATTGCCCATGGGAAGCCCATGGACGTGCCCTGGGGACGATGTATTTTACAATGCCTCCATCATTTGGGGCGTGGTTGGACCACTCAGGATGTTCGGCCGCCTTGGGGTATATGCCAAGATGaactatttctttctctttggaaTTCTCGCTCCAGTCCCAGTCTGGATCCTCTCTCGGATGTTTCCCGAGAAGAAATGGATAAGGCTCATCAACATGCCTATCATCATAAGTGGCTCGCCATCTATGCCACCGGGAACGGCAGTGAACAACATATGTTGGCTAACCGTTGGAATTTTCTTCAATGTATATGTGTACAGGAGGTACAAAAGTTGGTGGGCGAGGCACAACTACATTTTGTCTGCTGGGCTCGATGCCGGTGTTGCCTTCATGGCTATACTTTGCTATTACACATTGCAGATTAGGGACATTAATGGGATGAGGTGGTGGGGCCTGGATTTGGATGATCACTGCCCTCTCGCTGGTTGTCCAACCGCTGCTGGCATAAAGGTTGGAGATTGCCCCATTTTTCATTGA
- the LOC108959274 gene encoding uncharacterized protein LOC108959274 encodes MDPLNYIKEKDSSEQTELLRGSEPLENHCLGSVDHHPLDDVNACIEYDLFMRILEEHNEPEHVKGRCKKGFPEYARQCKPNNMKYGIVVDGAIEKRKILQEDATESENKWPKRKRFKRGTLEYAQRQEFNKIKNRMAAARSLDKVQNHILELEQKVVRMRRENDNRRKLLAHGPGPSEVGGFRPLRRTFSGPL; translated from the exons ATGGATCCGCTGAACtatatcaaagaaaaagactcTTCGGAGCAGACCGAGCTTTTACGTGGATCCGAGCCTTTGGAGAACCACTGCTTGGGTTCTGTTGATCATCATCCCCTAGATGATGTTAACGCCTGCATTGAATATGACCTCTTCATGCGAATCCTTGAGGAACACAACGAACCTGAACACGTCAAGGGAAGGTGTAAGAAGGGTTTTCCGGAATATGCTCGGCAGTGCAAGCCAAACAATATGAAGTATGGAATTGTTGTGGATGGAGCCATCGAGAAAAGGAAG ATCCTTCAGGAAGATGCCACCGAAAGTGAAAACAAATggcccaaaaggaaaagattcaAAAGGGGCACTTTGGAATATGCTCAAAGGCAAGAGTTCAACAAGATTAAGAACAGAATGGCTGCTGCTCGTTCTCTCGATAAAGTTCAG AATCACATCCTCGAATTGGAGCAAAAGGTCGTGAGGATGCGCAGGGAAAATGATAATCGCAGAAAGCTGTTGGCG CATGGGCCAGGACCAAGTGAAGTTGGTGGCTTTAGACCCTTGAGGAGGACCTTTTCTGGACCACTTTGA